The Apium graveolens cultivar Ventura chromosome 6, ASM990537v1, whole genome shotgun sequence genome contains a region encoding:
- the LOC141664968 gene encoding uncharacterized protein LOC141664968, with translation MSLIAWNCRGLGQPRTVRFLNEITNQFKPSFIFLSETLTTKNKIKAVCREIHFAGCWVIDAEGHSGGLALLCRNEGACTVRAASKHFIDFEVENDQVGRWRYTGFYGCPERRRRYESWNIFRTLTGNSDLPWCIIGDFNDLMFTDEKRGGRDHLRWCVDGFGEVIKDCELVNLGFVGEKFTWEKSRGKYNWVQERLDRGLPTQGSNGKLADRESVNQIIEGENAELIAEVTYDEVKDAVFSMHPEKSPGQDGLNPAFFRRIGA, from the exons ATGAGTTTAATAGCCTGGAACTGTCGTGGACTGGGTCAACCACGTACAGTTCGATTTCTAAATGAAATCACAAATCAGTTTAAGCCcagttttatttttctttctgaAACATTAActacaaaaaataaaataaaggcaGTATGTAGAGAAATTCATTTTGCAGGCTGTTGGGTGATTGATGCTGAAGGGCATAGCGGAGGGCTAGCTCTGTTATGCAGAAACGAGGGAGCTTGTACAGTCAGAGCAGCAAGTAAACACTTTATTGATTTTGAGGTGGAAAATGATCAAGTAGGGCGATGGCGGTATACTGGGTTCTACGGATGCCCAGAAAGGAGAAGAAGATATGAGTCATGGAACATTTTTCGCACTTTGACTGGTAATTCTGACCTACCATGGTGCATAATTGGTGACTTTAATGACTTGATGTTTACAGACGAAAAGAGAGGGGGTAGAGATCACCTTCGATGGTGTGTGGATGGGTTTGGGGAAGTAATTAAAGACTGTGAGTTGGTTAATTTGGGGTTTGTTGGGGAGAAGTTTACATGGGAGAAATCAAGGGGAAAATATAATTGGGTTCAGGAGCGGCTTGATAGAGGCCTCCCTACGCAAG GGTCAAATGGCAAGCTGGCGGATCGAGAAAGTGTTAATCAGATTATAGAAGGAGAGAATGCAGAGTTAATAGCTGAGGTTACTTATGACGAAGTCAAAGATGCAGTGTTTTCCATGCATCCGGAGAAGTCACCCGGTCAAGATGGACTAAACCCAGCGTTTTTCAGACGTATTGGTGCATAG